The nucleotide sequence GTGCCGGTAGCGCGATCAAAAATGCCATTTTCTTCAAATTTAGAAAACGCATCGGCCGATAACACTTCTGCCCATTTATAACTGTAATAACCTGCAGCGTAGCCGCCCGCAAAAATATGACCGAAACTATTTTGAAACCGCACAAAAACCGGCGGAATATTTACCGCTACTTGCTGACGTATTTCATCTAGCAATACTTGCACAGACTTAAGATTTTTCTCGGTGTACTCACCATGTATACGCAAATCGAATAAAGAAAATTCAATTTGTCGCATGGTTTGCATCGCCGCTTGAAAATTTCGTGCGTCGCGGAGTTTCTGAATAACATCGGCGCTTAAAGGTTCGCCAGTTTCATAATGACCACTAATGAACGCTAGCGCTTCTATTTCCCAACACCAGTTTTCCATGAATTGACTGGGTAATTCGACCGCATCCCATTCAACACCATGAATACCGGACACTGACGGATAATCAATTTGCGTTAACATATGATGCAAGCCATGACCAAACTCATGGAACAACGTTGTAACTTCATCATGGGTAAACATGGCGGGTTGTTTACCAATCGGCGCGGTTAAATTGCAGGTTAAATACGCAACTGGTAATTGCAAACCATTGTGTTGCAAATAGCGATTTTGGCATTCGTCCATCCACGCGCCGCCGCGTTTAAATTGGCGCGCATATAAATCCAAATAAAATTGTCCGCGCACAACACCGGCTGCATCACGAATTTCATAAAAACGCACATCGGCATGCCATGTGTCAGCAACGGCGGCTTGTATCGTTAAACCATATAAGCGTTGCACTACTTCAAACATGCCAGCAATTACACGTTCAGCAGGGAACCAAGGTTTTAAAGCTTCATCTGAAATACCAAATAATTCTTCACGCAATTTTTCGCTGTAATAAGAAACATCCCACGACTGCAATGCTTCGCCTTTTAACTCAGCCTCGGCATAGTCTTGTAAAGTTTTCCATTCTTGTTGTGCTTGTGGTTTAGCACGCTCCGCTAATTCCATTAAAAACTGAATGACTTCTGTGGGTGATTCCGCCATTTTAGTCACTACCGATTTTTCAGCATAATTGGCGTAGCCCAACAATTGCGCAAGCTCGTGGCGTAACGCTAAAATTTCATCAATGTTCGAACTATTATCATAGGGTTCTGTGCTGGCGCGCGTATTGTAGGCGGTATAAAACAGTTTTCTTAATTCGCGATTATCTGCATACGTCATCACCGCGATATAGCTCGGAAACTGCAAATCAAACAGATAACCGATTTTATTCGCTTGCTGCGCTTTTTGTGCCGCCATCGCTAACGCGGATTCCGGCAATCCTTTTAACAATTTAATATCGCGTTCATGATGTTGCCACGCGAGCGTTGCATCTAAAACATTTTGTTCAAATTTCGATTGCAGCTGCGACAATTTTTGTTGAATCGTTTTGAAACGTTGCTTTTTATCTGTCGGCAAATGCACGCCAGATAATTCAAATCCCAACAACGCATCTTGCAGAATTTTTTCTTGGGTTGAATCTAATTTTTCTATGCGCGCGTTTTGCGCTAATTGTTTAAACAATTGATACAGCAATTCGTTTTGGCCAATTTCAGTGTGATAGTCCGAGAGCTTATCCAAACACTGATCATGAACGTCGCGCAACGCTTCGGTGTTCATCACAGAATTTAAATGCCTCACTGGCGACCAAACTTTATCCAAGCGGTTTTCTAAGGCATCTAACGGATCCATTAAGTTTTGCCAGCTCGGCTGTTTGATATTCGCGATCAGCGCGGTTAATGCTTGGCGATTTTCCTGCAGCACGATTTCGATCGCGGGCAGTACCTGTTCTGGACGAATCTCCGAGAATATGGGCAAGCCATCAATTTTTAACAAAGGATTTGAGTTCATAAAAACACGCTACCGTTGGATCGTATATTAGTATATGGGCTGCGATGCTAACACGCTTCTGCGTTAAGCCAATATGCGCATTTGCACCAAATACGCCCCTGCGGTCGCTGCAAATATCGCCAGCAGCACCAGCGGCCAAGCACGGAGACGATAACGCTGAATTAAATAATCAGGGTCTCGATTAGATAATAAATACGGCAACTTTGCGCGCTCAGGTTTTTGTAAGACATGCACCGCCGCGATCGTTTGATGCTGATGCGCATCGATAATTTCTTGGTGCGCAGCTTTCCGAAGTTTTTGCCATTCTTGCAAATCGAGCTGCCCGTCGTGATTGCTATCAAATCGAGTCCATTCGCGAGGATCTTGTTTCCATTTGATGATGAGCTCACGAACCTCATCTTCAAGATTCAAAATGTCTTCACCCGTACCCAGCGTTTTAAATTCACCGATCGCATATAAAGGCTCATGTTCGAGCAATAAATATTCGGTATAACGAAATCCGCCGCCGCCGGCAAACAAAGCCGCGCGTTTGGCAGTATTCGGTTTTATGCCTTTTTGTGGATACAGGCTATCGCCATACCAGCAGTTTTTTTCTAGCACGATAACTTCCGCGCCTTCAGGATCAATAACGCAGCAACCGGTTTCGTCTTCTAGCAAAAATAGGTTGTCGCTGGTCCGCGCTTGATTCGTGTTCCAGCGACCTTCTTTAGCATTGTTTTGATATTCTTCAATCGTGTATCGATACCATACACAGGGCGTGTCGGTGAGCGGCGAAACAATTGGCAAGCCGTCCATTAATTTTGTGTGGCCAATCAACTCTACATAACCTTGCGCAGCCGAACGAACTTTCGCGGTAGCGGCATCTTGAATAATGTGCCCTTTCCGAATTCGCCAAAAACCTTTCATGGCAAAATAAAAACTGCCCGCAAATAATATGATCACGACCATGAAGAATTCAATGCGCGTACTGTTTACCGCAAAATCATGTAGCCCGGCTAGCACAAAAAATTAATTCTCTGAAAATATTTTTTTGATGTCGACATCGGACAATTCACTTTGCTCAAACTCCAGCAAAGGTTTTTCTCGAAAGCCCGTCAGGCGCGCAATGATGATATCGGGGAATTGTTCAATCCGAACATTATTAAGATTAACGCTGTCGTTATAGTATTCACGGCGATCAGCAATTTGATTTTCTAACGCAGAAATTCTTTGG is from Gammaproteobacteria bacterium and encodes:
- a CDS encoding M3 family metallopeptidase, whose amino-acid sequence is MNSNPLLKIDGLPIFSEIRPEQVLPAIEIVLQENRQALTALIANIKQPSWQNLMDPLDALENRLDKVWSPVRHLNSVMNTEALRDVHDQCLDKLSDYHTEIGQNELLYQLFKQLAQNARIEKLDSTQEKILQDALLGFELSGVHLPTDKKQRFKTIQQKLSQLQSKFEQNVLDATLAWQHHERDIKLLKGLPESALAMAAQKAQQANKIGYLFDLQFPSYIAVMTYADNRELRKLFYTAYNTRASTEPYDNSSNIDEILALRHELAQLLGYANYAEKSVVTKMAESPTEVIQFLMELAERAKPQAQQEWKTLQDYAEAELKGEALQSWDVSYYSEKLREELFGISDEALKPWFPAERVIAGMFEVVQRLYGLTIQAAVADTWHADVRFYEIRDAAGVVRGQFYLDLYARQFKRGGAWMDECQNRYLQHNGLQLPVAYLTCNLTAPIGKQPAMFTHDEVTTLFHEFGHGLHHMLTQIDYPSVSGIHGVEWDAVELPSQFMENWCWEIEALAFISGHYETGEPLSADVIQKLRDARNFQAAMQTMRQIEFSLFDLRIHGEYTEKNLKSVQVLLDEIRQQVAVNIPPVFVRFQNSFGHIFAGGYAAGYYSYKWAEVLSADAFSKFEENGIFDRATGTAFMQNILERGGSRKAMELFEMFRGRKPSIEPLLRHTGLAA